In Mercenaria mercenaria strain notata chromosome 13, MADL_Memer_1, whole genome shotgun sequence, a single window of DNA contains:
- the LOC128548065 gene encoding 28S ribosomal protein S33, mitochondrial-like yields MSSSKYAQRMARLSARIFGEVARPTDTKSMRVVKIFSGKPAHLDPNIVDYYPRHRELKQLMDGLRAHGLFRDEHEDFKDEMRKRREARGKNEYVPYHLRGKKEGEGK; encoded by the exons ATGTCATCATCCAAGTATGCCCAGCGTATGGCAAGGCTCTCTGCCAGAATATTTGGAGAGGTTGCTAGACCGACAGATACGAAATCTATGAGAGtggtaaaaatattttctggAAAGCCGGCACATTTAGATCCAAATATTGTGGATTATTATCCTCGTCACAGAGAATTAAAACAACTTATGGACGGCCTTAGAGCTCATGGTTTATTCAG GGATGAACATGAAGATTTTAAAGATGAAATGAGAAAAAGACGAGAGGCTAGAGGGAAAAATGAATATGTGCCCTATCATCTCCGGGGGAAAAAGGAGGGcgaaggaaaataa